The following proteins are encoded in a genomic region of Amphiura filiformis chromosome 11, Afil_fr2py, whole genome shotgun sequence:
- the LOC140164432 gene encoding uncharacterized protein gives MKMRLLKPFTCTFCGIYLLSFDRLKAHVKRHRMKYIHSRHIGTHTKLKPCQCEYCQKCFAHSSDLKRHIRIHTKEKPYQCEYCQKCFAQSGNFKAHVRIHTKEKPFLCDFCQKSFATTSQLQIHIRTHTGKPYHCKFCQKSFAQSSNLKVHVIRTHTKEKHFQCEYCQKCFAQRCDLQMHIRIHTKEKPFPCDFCQKSFATKSHLKVHIRSNHTNEKPYQCEFCQKCFAQSGNFKAHVRTHTKEKPYQCEYCQKCFTRSDHLKRHMKIHTENPFFKNQCEYCQKCFAKSYDLKRHIRIHTEEKPFSCDFCQKCFTHNGNLKLHIRTHTKEKPYQCEYCQKCFTLYSHLKIHIRTHTKEKPFPCDFCQKSFATTSHLQMHIRSHTKEKPYQCEFCQKSFSQSNNLKIHVKTHTKEKPYQCVYCQKCFAQNRDLQTHITIHTKEKPFPCNFCQKSFATKSHLKVHIRNHTNEKPYQCEFCQKCFAQSSGLKTNIRTHTKEKPYQCEYCQKWFTRSHHLKRHMEIHTKEKPFFRNQKPYQCEFCQKCFAYSSALKKHVGTHTSQKPQCEFCQKCFAHSSALKIHVRTHTKEKPYQCEYCQKRFAKSYDLKRHIRIHTEEKPFSCDFCQKSYVMKSSLQLHIRNHTNEKPYQCEYCQKCFTHNGNLKQHIRTHTKEKPYQCEYCQKWFTLSSHLKIHIRTHTKEKPFPCDFCQKSFATTSHLHIHIRTHTKEKPYQCEYCQKCFAQRCDLQMHIRIHTKEKPFPCDFCQKSFATKSHLKKHIKNHTNEKAYQCEFCQKCFAQSGNFKAHVRTHTKEKPYQCECCQKWFTRSDHLKRHMKIHTKEKP, from the coding sequence ATGAAAATGAGACTTCTGAAACCGTTCACTTGTACATTCTGTGGAATCTACCTTCTTTCTTTTGACAGATTGAAAGCTCATGTTAAGAGACATAGGATGAAATATATACATAGCAGACACATCGGAACTCACACGAAATTGAAACCAtgtcagtgtgaatattgtcagaaatgttttgcacatagTAGTGATctcaaaagacacatcagaattcacaccaaagagaaaccctatcagtgtgagtattgtcagaaatgctttgcacaaaGTGGGAATTTCAAAGCACACGTTagaattcacactaaagagaaaccctttttgtgtgacttttgtCAGAAATCGTTTGCAACTACGTCACAGCTTCAGatccacatcagaactcacaccggGAAGCCCTATCACTGTAAGTTTTGTCAGAAAAGTTTTGCACAAAGTAGTAATCTCAAAGTACACgtcatcagaactcacaccaaagagaaacactttcagtgtgagtattgtcagaaatgttttgcacaaagaTGTGATCTCCAAatgcacatcagaattcacaccaaagagaaaccctttccgTGTGACTTTTGTCAGAAATCGTTCGCAACTAAGTCACACCTTAAGGTTCATATCAGAAGCAATCACACCAACGAGaagccctatcagtgtgagttttgtcagaaatgctttgctcaAAGTGGTAATTTCAAAGCACACgttagaactcacactaaagagaaaccctatcagtgtgagtattgtcagaaatgcttcacACGCTCCGATCATCTGAAAAGACACATGAAAATTCACACAGAgaacccttttttcaaaaatcagtgcgagtattgtcagaaatgttttgcaaaaagttatgatctcaaaagacacatcagaattcacacagAAGAGAAACCTTTTTCGTGTGActtttgtcagaaatgttttacacataaTGGCAATCTCAAactacacatcagaactcacaccaaagagaaaccctatcagtgtgagtattgtcagaaatgtttcacTCTCTACAGTCATCTGAAAATACACATCAGAAcccacactaaagagaaaccctttccgTGTGACTTTTGTCAGAAATCGTTTGCAACTACGTCACACCTTCAGATGCACATCAgaagtcacaccaaagagaaaccatatcagtgtgagttttgtcagAAAAGTTTTTCTCAAAGTAATAATCTCAAAATACACgtcaaaactcacaccaaagagaaaccctatcagtgtgtgtattgccagaaatgttttgcacagaatAGAGATCTCCAAACACACATCacaattcacaccaaagagaaaccctttccgTGTAACTTTTGTCAGAAATCGTTCGCAACTAAGTCGCACCTTAAGGTGCATATCAGAAACCACACCAACGAgaagccatatcagtgtgagttttgtcagaaatgctttgcacaaaGTAGTGGTCTAAAAACaaacatcagaactcacactaaagagaaaccctatcagtgtgaatattgtcagaaatggttCACTCGCTCCCATCATCTGAAAAGGCACATGGAaattcacacaaaagagaaaccctttTTCAGAAATCAGaagccctatcagtgtgagttttgtcagaaatgttttgcatatAGTAGTGCTCTCAAAAAACACGTCGGAACTCACACCAGCCAAAAGCCtcagtgtgagttttgtcagaaatgttttgcacacagTAGTGCTCTAAAAATACacgtcagaactcacaccaaagagaaaccctatcagtgtgagtattgtcaaaaacgttttgcaaaAAGTTATGATctcaaaagacacatcagaaTCCACACTGAAGAGAAACCTTTTTCGTGTGACTTTTGTCAGAAATCGTACGTAATGAAGTCTAGCCTTCAGTTGCATATCAGAAATCACACCAacgagaaaccctatcagtgtgagtattgtcagaaatgttttacacataaTGGCAATCTCaaacaacacatcagaactcacaccaaagagaaaccctatcagtgtgagtattgtcagaaatggttCACTCTCTCCAGTCATCTGAAAATACACATCAGAAcccacactaaagagaaaccctttccgTGTGACTTTTGTCAGAAATCGTTTGCAACCACGTCACACCTTCACatccacatcagaactcacaccaaagagaaaccctatcagtgtgagtattgtcagaaatgttttgcacaaaggTGTGATCTCCAAatgcacatcagaattcacaccaaagagaaaccctttccaTGTGACTTTTGTCAGAAATCGTTCGCAACTAAGTCACACCTTAAGAAGCATATCAAAAATCACACCAACGAGAAGGcctatcagtgtgagttttgtcagaaatgctttgcacaaaGTGGTAATTTCAAAGCACAcgtcagaactcacacaaaagaaaagccctatcagtgtgagtgTTGTCAGAAATGGTTCACTCGCTCCGATCATCTAAAAAGACACATGAAAATTCACACAAAAGAGAAGCCGTAA